The sequence below is a genomic window from Nitrospirota bacterium.
CTGACTGAGGCTTCTTGGAGGAAAATCGGACATTTCCGGCACTTTGCTCCTCTTCGACCTTATCGACTTCTACCCAACCAATTCTTTCTTCAAATCTCCCCATTTCTTCGTGTGTTGAGGGATGAAAAAAAGGCTCGCCCGGACGAATTATTTCCAAAACAATTCCTTTCACCAACCCATTTTTCCGACCCAAATTAATCTTTCCACGCTCTCCATCCGTTTGAATCAGAGAGCCTTCCACTTTTGGGAAATAGGTCGAAAAAATATACGTCAAATCTTCAATGGAGAGCGGAATCGGCTCTGCAACAGAAACCGTTGCCAGGGCAACCGTTCCAAGAAAGGTAAAAGCACCAATAATTAATATTACATTAACTTTAAAGTAATTAAACATAAACATTAAGCCTGACTTGACAGCCTGTGATTCCGTGGTAGACTTAATTGTTAATAAGTCAACTGCTATGTCGTAGGTTTTAATCGAAACTATCTAAATTAGTGTGAAGGATACCATGAATCAGCTCCCGCTTTCCACACCTATCAAGGAAAATCACATCGATACGGTTTCAAGACTGGAACTTAAAATAGGTGTAGGCCTTTTTATATTCTCTCTTTTAGGACTCTTAATCAATTTTTTTGACTAACAAAAAAAATCCCCTAGAAACAATATGTTCCGGGGATTATCGTAACTCAAACTCGAGTTCATCTCTTTAATGTTTGCACTCATAATTTGAACCGCCGATTGAGCTCTTATCAATTTTCAAGAAATCAGCAATCGCCGAATCAGGCATGGCATGTTGAGAAATAACCGTAGAAATCCCTTTGGAATCCAGGGTCTCCTTCAACTGATCGCTGCACCCTCGGGCGATGGCTACAGTACAGTCATTGATCACTTCCATGACATTTTCGTCAAAAAACTTGATTTGGGCGCTCAAAATTTCTTTATCGGTCACATCGTAAACAATAAAAGCCATTGGACTGTCGAGCGTTTCACCCAAATTACTTCCATCATCCGTCGCAACTGCAATCTTTGGCATCTTTAGACCCTCCTTAAAATATCAATGAAAATATGGACCCCCGGAAGGACCCGTGTCAATCGACCTCTTTGGCATGAAGAGGGTATTTAATAAATTTAACAAGAAGGCGGGGAAAATACAAGCAAGAAATAGAAAAATTATTTGATTTCATTTCAAGAGATCTTCTATAATAATCATATCTAATGAGTTAAATTCTTTTCAGACTGAATTCTTAATAAATCACCCTTACCCTGATTATGAAAGTATTCCATGACTGAAAATCATCGGCATTCTCGTCGTCTCCCTGTTGCCCAGGGGCTTTATGACCCAATCCATGAGAAAGACTCGTGCGGCATCGGCCTTGCTGTTAATATAAAGGGAATACCTTCCCACGATATTGTTCTAAAAGGCCTTGAAATCCTTAAAAATTTATCTCATCGCGGCGCCGTGGGCTCAGACCCTGACACGGGGGACGGCGCAGGACTTCTGATTCAAATTCCCCATCTCTTTTTTAAAAAAATGATGCAAGAGAAATTGATCGATCTTCCCGATCCAGGCGAATATGGTATCGGAATGGTCTTTCTCCCCACTTCCGACTCCGAAAGATCCCAGTGCGAAAAGATCATTGAAGAGATCAGCAAGGAAGAAACTCTACCCTTCATGGGCTGGAGAGACGTGCCCGTCTTGTTGGATAAAATAGGAGCTCTGGCACGAGAGAGCGCGCCTGTCATTCGACAGTTTTTCATAGCCAATCCTGGAATGGTCAGGGAAAAATTCGAACGCAAGCTTTATATTATCCGGAAACAGGTTGAAAATCAGATCTTAAGCTGGGTCAAAGAGGATTTTTATATCTCCAGCCTTTCCTCCAGAACGATCTGTTACAAAGGACTGCTCACTCCGGAACAGATCCCCCTCTTTTACCGGGACTTGAACGACCCTCAGTTTTCCAGCGCGCTGATTCTGGTTCATTCGCGATTCAGTACCAATACTTTTCCCGCATGGTCGTTGGCCCATCCCTATCGATATGTCTGCCACAATGGCGAAATTAATACGCTGAAGGGAAATATCAACTGGATGAAAGCGCGTCAGGGACGCCTCTCTTCCGAGGCCTTTGGAGACGATATTAACAAGCTTTTCCCCATCATACGGGAAGGACAGAGTGATTCTGCCTGCTTTGACAATGTCTTGGAGTTTCTTCTTATGGGAGGGCGTTCCCTTCCTCATGCGATGATGATGCTGATACCCGAAGCCTGGGTTGGAAATCCGGATATGGATCTAGACCGGAGAGGATTTTATGAATATCACGCCTCGATGATGGAGCCATGGGACGGACCCGCTGCCATGGCCTTTACAGATGGCACCTTGATTGGAGCGACTCTGGATCGTAATGGGCTGCGCCCCGCCCGGTATCTTGTCACGACAGACCATTGTGCGATTTTAGCGTCGGAAACCGGCGTCCTTTCTTTTAAGCCGGAAGAAATTTTGACCAAAGGACGGCTTCAGCCCGGGAAAATGTTTCTGGTCGACACTGCGCAAGGGAGAATTATCGAAGATGAAGAAATTAAAGCCGATATCGTAAAAAGAAAACCGTACAGGCAATGGGTCGCTGCCAATCGGATTTCCATTGACGAGCTTCCCGAGCCGATCAATGTTTACCAGCCAGATCCGGACAGCATCAAGAAGCGGCAGAAAGTTTTTGGATATACGTTTGAAGATTTGAAGCTTCTTCTAGCTCCGATGGCGATTAACGGAGAAGAAGCGATCGGCTCCATGGGAACCGATACACCTCTGGCGGTCCTTTCCGAACGTCCGCAACTTCTCTTTCACTATTTTAAGCAGCTTTTTGCGCAGGTTACAAACCCTCCCATCGACCCGATTCGCGAGCAGTTGGTGATGTCCCTTGCAACCAACATCGGACCCAAACCAAACCTGCTTGGAGAGACTCCGGAGCATTGCAGAAGAATCAAAGTGGGACAACCGATCTTGACCAATTCCGATCTTGAAAAAATCAGATCGATCGCGGACGGACATTTCAAGTCCAAAACATTAAAGATTGTTTTCCCGGTCTCCAGCGGACCCGACGGGCTTGAGAAGGCTCTTGAACAACTTTGCCTCCAATCGACCCAGGCGATTAAATCAGGTTACAATTTTATCATTCTAAGCGATCGGGGTGTCAACCCGGAGTGGGCGCCGATTCCTTCACTTTTGGCTATTTCAACGGTCCATCACCATCTCATTGAGGAGAGTCTTCGTGCAGAGGTTGGCCTCATCGTTGAAACCGGCGAAGCTCGGGAGGTCCATCATTTTGCCCTCTTGATGGGATATGGCGCCGGAACAGTTAATCCCTACCTGGCTTTTGAAACCCTGACGGATATGGCTCGATCAGGCCTTTTTCCCGAGGCGGTTGACGCTGCAACGGCAGAAGGAAAGTTCATCAAGGCCATCAACAAGGGACTCCTGAAAATCTTTTCAAAAATGGGAATCTCTACCGTCCAGAGTTACTGTGGTGCCCAGATCTTCGAGGCGATCGGACTCAATACCGCTCTCATTGACCGTTATTTTACAGGTACGCCATCCCGAATTGAAGGAATTGGCCTGACAGAAATTGCCAAAGAGACCTTGACCAAGCATGCCGCAGCCTATTTTGATTATTCTTCGATTAATGACGCGCTCGACATGGGAGGCAATTACCATTATCGTTTGCAAGGAGAACAGCATTCCTGGAACCCTGAAACCATCGTTAAACTCCAGGAAGCAACGCGAACAAACAATGCCAATACCTTCCATGAGTTCAGCAGGCTGGCCAATGAAGAGCGTCACCATGCCATGACGCTCAGGGGATTGATGGAACTTAAAACAGAACAAAAACAGATTCCCCTGGAAGAGGTCGAACCTGCCAGTGAAATCGTCAGGCGGTTTGCCACGGGTGCCATGTCATACGGATCGATCAGCAAAGAAGCACATGAAACCCTTGCTATCGCCATGAATCGTCTTGGCGGTAAAAGCAATACCGGAGAGGGCGGTGAGGATGAGGAACGATTTGACACCGAGAAGAACAGTGCCATCAAACAAGTTGCATCAGCCCGGTTCGGTGTGACCACAAACTACCTTATCCATGCGAAAGAGCTTCAGATTAAAATGGCTCAAGGAGCAAAACCGGGTGAAGGGGGGCAGCTCCCCGGGCACAAAGTCGATGAAGTGATTGCAAAAACTCGTCATTCGATCCCGGGCGTCACCTTGATTTCTCCACCGCCTCACCATGACATTTATTCGATCGAAGATCTTGCGCAACTGATTTATGATTTGAAAAATGTCAATTCGCGCGCCAAGATAACCGTCAAATTGGTTTCAGAAGTGGGTGTCGGGACCGTTGCCGCAGGCGTCGCAAAAGCCCATGCGGATATGATTTTAATCAGCGGAGACTCGGGTGGGACCGGGGCTTCTCCGCTCTCTTCAATAAAACATGCCGGCGCACCCTGGGAACTTGGACTTGCGGAAACTCAGCAGACTCTGGTTCTCAATCACCTCCGAAGCCGGGTTAGAATTCAGACAGACGGACAGTTGAAAACGGGAAGAGATGTCGTGATTGCGGCCCTG
It includes:
- the gltB gene encoding glutamate synthase large subunit — translated: MTENHRHSRRLPVAQGLYDPIHEKDSCGIGLAVNIKGIPSHDIVLKGLEILKNLSHRGAVGSDPDTGDGAGLLIQIPHLFFKKMMQEKLIDLPDPGEYGIGMVFLPTSDSERSQCEKIIEEISKEETLPFMGWRDVPVLLDKIGALARESAPVIRQFFIANPGMVREKFERKLYIIRKQVENQILSWVKEDFYISSLSSRTICYKGLLTPEQIPLFYRDLNDPQFSSALILVHSRFSTNTFPAWSLAHPYRYVCHNGEINTLKGNINWMKARQGRLSSEAFGDDINKLFPIIREGQSDSACFDNVLEFLLMGGRSLPHAMMMLIPEAWVGNPDMDLDRRGFYEYHASMMEPWDGPAAMAFTDGTLIGATLDRNGLRPARYLVTTDHCAILASETGVLSFKPEEILTKGRLQPGKMFLVDTAQGRIIEDEEIKADIVKRKPYRQWVAANRISIDELPEPINVYQPDPDSIKKRQKVFGYTFEDLKLLLAPMAINGEEAIGSMGTDTPLAVLSERPQLLFHYFKQLFAQVTNPPIDPIREQLVMSLATNIGPKPNLLGETPEHCRRIKVGQPILTNSDLEKIRSIADGHFKSKTLKIVFPVSSGPDGLEKALEQLCLQSTQAIKSGYNFIILSDRGVNPEWAPIPSLLAISTVHHHLIEESLRAEVGLIVETGEAREVHHFALLMGYGAGTVNPYLAFETLTDMARSGLFPEAVDAATAEGKFIKAINKGLLKIFSKMGISTVQSYCGAQIFEAIGLNTALIDRYFTGTPSRIEGIGLTEIAKETLTKHAAAYFDYSSINDALDMGGNYHYRLQGEQHSWNPETIVKLQEATRTNNANTFHEFSRLANEERHHAMTLRGLMELKTEQKQIPLEEVEPASEIVRRFATGAMSYGSISKEAHETLAIAMNRLGGKSNTGEGGEDEERFDTEKNSAIKQVASARFGVTTNYLIHAKELQIKMAQGAKPGEGGQLPGHKVDEVIAKTRHSIPGVTLISPPPHHDIYSIEDLAQLIYDLKNVNSRAKITVKLVSEVGVGTVAAGVAKAHADMILISGDSGGTGASPLSSIKHAGAPWELGLAETQQTLVLNHLRSRVRIQTDGQLKTGRDVVIAALLGAEEFGFATAPLIVEGCIMMRKCHLNTCPVGIATQDPLLRKKFTGQPEHLINYFFFVAEEVRQYMAQLGFRKFDEMVGRADKIEPRKAIDNWKAKGINLEKILYMPKVSPDVPIHCVESQDHGLDQALDHTLIQLARPALDHQKPVSEKLPIRNVHRTVGAMLSGEITRKFGAKGLPPDTIKFHFEGSAGQSFGAFCVDGLSLTLEGESNDYLGKGMSGGQIIVFPPKGSIFNPEETIIVGNTLLYGATGGELYIYGLAGERFAVRNSGASSVVEGVGDHGCEYMTGGTVVVLGRTGRNFAAGMSGGIAYVFNEGRDFERRCNLSMVELEAVTQKEDQNLLKSLIEKHARLTQSSKALRILKEWEPSLAKFVKVISVEYRRILEQRQASIHSPQKETPVNG